In one candidate division KSB1 bacterium genomic region, the following are encoded:
- a CDS encoding exo-alpha-sialidase has translation MKMRLFAVFFAAGAALSIPIFGREVRIEHQRGYLSAEFIFPPYGPPTPMCHAATLVETREGILAAWYGGSAEGAEDVGIWSARLTASGWSEPTLIAEGITESGRVACWNPVLFQPRQGPLLLFYKIGSSPSDWRAVLKTSTDEGFTWSEAVPLPEGVLGPIKNKPMELADGTLLCGSSREKNGWEVVMHLTSDLKKWRTVGPLPKPKSWQVIQPTLLRYKDGSIHALCRSKQGFIVDSFSKDGGLTWSYMERTKFPNPNSAIDGIDLKDGRHLLVYNADKQRRTPLVVAIGNKRGTAWKKVLRLEEAPGEYSYPAVIQTRDGLVHILYTWNRQSIKHVVIDPSRL, from the coding sequence ATGAAGATGCGTTTATTTGCCGTCTTTTTTGCCGCCGGAGCGGCCTTATCGATACCAATTTTCGGCCGCGAAGTGAGAATCGAGCATCAACGGGGATACCTGAGCGCCGAATTCATTTTCCCGCCCTACGGTCCTCCTACACCCATGTGTCATGCTGCTACGCTGGTGGAAACCCGCGAGGGCATCCTTGCCGCCTGGTACGGCGGCAGCGCAGAAGGGGCCGAGGATGTCGGCATCTGGTCGGCGCGTCTGACGGCTTCCGGATGGAGTGAACCGACTTTGATTGCCGAGGGCATCACCGAAAGCGGGCGCGTTGCCTGTTGGAATCCGGTGCTCTTTCAGCCCAGACAGGGACCGCTGCTGTTGTTCTACAAGATCGGCTCCTCGCCCAGCGACTGGCGCGCAGTGCTCAAGACATCAACCGACGAGGGTTTTACCTGGAGCGAAGCCGTACCGTTGCCGGAGGGTGTGTTGGGACCGATCAAGAATAAGCCGATGGAACTTGCGGACGGCACCCTCCTCTGCGGCTCCAGCCGCGAAAAAAACGGTTGGGAAGTGGTCATGCACTTGACTTCCGATCTCAAAAAGTGGCGCACGGTCGGCCCGCTGCCGAAACCGAAGAGTTGGCAGGTCATTCAACCCACGCTGCTGCGCTACAAGGACGGCAGCATTCATGCTCTATGCCGCAGTAAGCAGGGATTCATCGTCGATTCCTTTTCCAAAGACGGCGGCTTAACGTGGAGCTACATGGAGCGAACGAAATTCCCCAATCCCAACTCGGCCATCGACGGCATCGATCTCAAAGACGGTCGGCATCTTTTGGTCTACAATGCCGACAAGCAGCGTCGTACGCCTCTGGTTGTAGCCATCGGCAACAAGCGCGGCACTGCATGGAAAAAAGTACTTCGTCTGGAGGAAGCACCGGGCGAGTATTCCTATCCGGCCGTCATACAAACTCGCGACGGCCTGGTGCACATTCTCTACACCTGGAACCGCCAGAGCATCAAACATGTGGTGATCGATCCGAGCCGGCTTTAG
- a CDS encoding phosphoglycerate dehydrogenase: MFKIKTLNKISPLGLEVLPRADYEISSEIANPDAIIVRSFNMLDMELPPSLKAVARAGAGVNNIPIDRCTERGIVVFNTPGANANGVKELVICGMLISSRKVVEGINWAKTLIGQGDQVPNLVEKGKAQFEGPEIKGKTLGVIGLGAIGVLVANDAVALGMRVLGYDPFISVDRAWGLSRAVEKALSLDDLLARSDYVSIHVPLTNDTKGMINKDKFAVMKKGARLLNFARNGLVNNSDLKQAIADGIIACYVTDFPDEELLQMEGVIAIPHLGASTPESEENCAIMAAQQVKDFLEMGNLRNCVNFPDCELPFTSKARVIIINRNVPTMMGKMTALFAEKNINIANMINRHKGDYAYNIIDIDADIEEADLEALRKTDGIIMVRLLKAKK; this comes from the coding sequence ATGTTCAAGATCAAAACGCTGAACAAGATTTCTCCGCTGGGCCTGGAAGTTCTGCCGCGCGCCGACTATGAGATTTCTTCGGAAATTGCAAATCCCGACGCCATCATTGTGCGCAGCTTTAACATGTTGGACATGGAGCTGCCGCCGTCGTTAAAGGCGGTGGCGCGCGCCGGCGCGGGCGTCAACAACATTCCCATCGACCGCTGCACCGAACGCGGCATCGTCGTCTTTAACACTCCAGGCGCCAATGCCAACGGCGTCAAGGAGCTGGTGATCTGCGGCATGCTGATCTCCTCCCGCAAAGTGGTGGAAGGCATCAATTGGGCAAAAACCTTGATCGGACAAGGCGATCAAGTGCCCAATCTGGTGGAAAAAGGCAAGGCGCAGTTCGAAGGTCCGGAAATCAAAGGTAAAACCCTCGGCGTGATCGGTTTGGGCGCCATCGGCGTGCTGGTAGCCAACGATGCGGTGGCGCTGGGCATGCGGGTGCTCGGTTATGATCCCTTTATTTCCGTCGATCGCGCTTGGGGACTGTCGCGCGCCGTCGAAAAAGCCCTTTCCTTGGACGACTTGCTGGCCCGTTCCGATTATGTCTCGATCCATGTACCGTTGACCAACGACACCAAAGGCATGATCAACAAAGATAAATTTGCGGTCATGAAAAAGGGTGCGCGTCTGCTCAACTTTGCACGCAACGGCTTGGTCAACAACAGCGATCTGAAGCAGGCCATCGCCGACGGCATTATCGCCTGCTATGTGACCGATTTTCCGGATGAGGAACTGCTGCAGATGGAAGGCGTGATCGCCATTCCGCACCTCGGCGCCTCCACGCCGGAATCGGAGGAAAATTGCGCCATTATGGCCGCACAGCAGGTGAAGGACTTTCTCGAAATGGGCAACCTCCGCAACTGCGTCAATTTCCCGGATTGCGAGCTGCCCTTTACCAGCAAAGCGAGGGTGATCATTATCAACCGAAACGTACCGACGATGATGGGCAAAATGACGGCGCTGTTTGCCGAAAAGAACATCAACATCGCCAATATGATCAATCGGCATAAAGGCGATTATGCCTACAATATCATCGACATCGACGCCGACATCGAAGAGGCCGACCTGGAAGCTTTGCGAAAAACCGACGGCATCATCATGGTGCGGCTGCTGAAGGCAAAAAAGTAA
- the serC gene encoding 3-phosphoserine/phosphohydroxythreonine transaminase translates to MARVYNFSAGPAMLPEPVLKKAAEEMLDYKGTGMSVMEMSHRGKTYEAIHKEAEVLLRELMNIPDSYYVLFLQGGASTQFAAVPLNLLNGSGVADYVHTGAWSKKAISEVKKYGKANIVASSEDKNFSYIPDLDPAKFTPNADYFYIVTNNTIEGTRYTKLPDTGNVPLVADMSSNILSEVVDVTKFGVIFAGAQKNIGPAGVTIVIVRKDLVGKARDITPTMLDWKPMAEESSLYNTPPCYAIYISKLVFEWLKGLGGVPAIQAINEEKAKILYDFLDQSDLFKSPVAKKDRSIMNVPFLTGSDELDEKFIKEAAAEGLVTLKGHRSVGGMRASIYNAMPVEGVKKLVEFMKKFELANKKQ, encoded by the coding sequence ATGGCAAGGGTGTACAACTTTTCCGCCGGACCGGCTATGCTGCCGGAGCCCGTTCTAAAAAAAGCAGCCGAGGAAATGCTCGATTACAAAGGAACCGGCATGTCGGTCATGGAGATGAGCCATCGCGGCAAGACTTATGAGGCCATTCATAAGGAAGCCGAGGTTCTTCTCCGCGAGCTGATGAACATTCCCGACTCCTATTATGTGCTCTTTCTTCAGGGCGGCGCTTCAACCCAATTTGCCGCCGTGCCGCTGAACTTGCTGAACGGAAGCGGAGTAGCCGACTATGTGCATACCGGCGCCTGGTCGAAAAAGGCCATCAGCGAAGTGAAAAAGTACGGTAAAGCCAATATCGTCGCCTCTTCCGAGGACAAGAATTTCAGCTACATTCCGGATTTGGATCCGGCGAAATTCACCCCGAATGCCGATTATTTTTACATCGTCACCAACAATACCATCGAGGGGACACGCTATACCAAGCTCCCCGATACGGGCAATGTGCCGTTGGTGGCCGACATGTCTTCGAACATTCTCTCCGAAGTCGTCGATGTGACCAAGTTCGGCGTCATCTTTGCCGGTGCGCAAAAGAACATTGGACCGGCGGGCGTCACCATCGTCATCGTGCGCAAGGATTTGGTCGGCAAGGCGCGCGACATTACCCCCACCATGCTTGATTGGAAACCCATGGCGGAAGAGTCCTCGCTCTATAACACGCCGCCCTGCTACGCCATCTATATTTCCAAGCTGGTATTCGAATGGCTCAAAGGACTGGGAGGTGTGCCCGCAATTCAGGCCATTAATGAAGAAAAGGCAAAGATTCTCTACGATTTTCTCGATCAGTCCGACCTGTTCAAGTCGCCGGTAGCCAAAAAAGACCGTTCGATTATGAATGTGCCCTTTTTAACCGGCAGCGACGAGCTCGATGAAAAGTTCATCAAAGAAGCGGCGGCCGAAGGTTTGGTGACGCTGAAAGGGCACCGCTCCGTCGGCGGTATGCGCGCCAGCATCTATAATGCCATGCCGGTCGAGGGAGTGAAAAAGCTCGTCGAATTCATGAAAAAGTTCGAACTTGCCAACAAAAAACAATAG
- a CDS encoding redox-sensing transcriptional repressor Rex produces MPEERKIEQFEIPKPAVARLCLVYRLLEELQAEGCVTVSSTQLGERLSMNSHNLRKDISYIGEVGNWGAGYEVARLKQAIGEKLGLARRRAACVVGLGDLGRAILDHAQRHPGAFIMAAGFDSNINKIETLKSSVPLFPAYQIPEVVRRLRIELAVITVPPAAAQKVADLLVEGGVRGLLNMTPAVIKAARPEVFLTNLCLTDELNMLSALITLNTKL; encoded by the coding sequence TTGCCTGAAGAGAGAAAAATAGAACAATTCGAGATTCCCAAGCCGGCGGTGGCGCGATTGTGTTTGGTCTATCGTCTGCTCGAAGAACTGCAGGCGGAGGGATGCGTCACGGTCTCTTCAACGCAGCTGGGTGAGCGGCTGTCGATGAATTCGCACAACCTGCGCAAAGACATCAGCTACATCGGCGAGGTCGGCAATTGGGGCGCAGGGTACGAAGTAGCGCGTCTCAAGCAGGCAATCGGCGAAAAGCTCGGCTTGGCGCGCAGGCGGGCCGCCTGCGTGGTCGGTTTGGGCGATTTGGGCCGGGCAATCCTGGATCATGCGCAGCGGCATCCGGGCGCTTTTATTATGGCGGCGGGATTCGACTCGAACATCAACAAGATCGAGACGCTGAAAAGCTCGGTGCCGTTGTTTCCGGCCTACCAAATCCCGGAAGTCGTACGCAGGCTGCGAATCGAGTTGGCGGTGATTACGGTGCCGCCGGCGGCAGCGCAAAAGGTCGCCGACCTGCTCGTGGAAGGAGGCGTCCGCGGCCTGCTCAACATGACGCCCGCCGTCATCAAGGCGGCGCGGCCCGAGGTTTTTTTGACCAATCTCTGCTTGACCGATGAATTGAACATGTTGTCGGCTTTAATTACTTTGAATACAAAACTCTAA
- a CDS encoding glycosyl hydrolase family 28 protein has protein sequence MNRYLLVFLLLSSIIPAAEYNILDFGAVGDGKTINTAVVQQAIDAASLAGGRVVIPPGVFVSGSLQLKSNVELYLEAGAVLKGSNRVEDYQLEGRKRGLIFAYEARNITLSGQGIIDGNGTCFFDPNRPHWGPDFDRQYTRQGEKYMDFSAGIEDGPIAYDDRPGMLVVILRSEQVTIRDLTFRDSPSWTFRIGDCDGVLVHGISILNNLLIPNSDGIHCTTSRNVRISDCDIRAGDDCIIVSGFGSEIDEHGDDSRSLLDYPQRTIGNKTGYAENVVVTNCTLQSRSAGVRVGYGQNPIRNCLFSNLVIYDSNRGLGVFARDAGSIENIQFENIVIRTRLHTGHWWGAGEPIHVSAIAQNKEIPVGAVSNIRFHNIIAESEAGIVLWGTPQQPLRNIQLENINLTIVAGRHTLSYGGNIDLRPTADLKDAVFARDLPGLLAQDIIDARFANIQLNWGDGLPPFFTHGIEAVRVKKLRVEDFVGSAAPSAKKAKAIYLQHCPKAEMD, from the coding sequence ATGAACAGATATCTGCTTGTCTTTTTGTTATTGTCTTCGATCATTCCGGCAGCAGAGTATAACATCCTTGATTTCGGCGCCGTAGGAGACGGCAAAACCATTAATACCGCAGTGGTCCAGCAGGCCATCGATGCCGCTTCGCTTGCCGGCGGCCGCGTCGTTATTCCACCCGGAGTTTTCGTTTCCGGTTCGCTGCAGTTAAAGAGTAACGTAGAGCTTTATTTGGAAGCCGGTGCTGTCTTGAAAGGCAGTAATAGAGTCGAGGACTATCAGCTGGAGGGCCGCAAACGCGGGTTGATTTTTGCCTACGAGGCGCGCAACATTACGCTCAGCGGCCAAGGAATTATCGACGGCAACGGGACCTGCTTTTTCGACCCGAATCGTCCGCATTGGGGACCGGATTTCGACCGCCAATACACCCGGCAAGGCGAAAAGTATATGGATTTTTCCGCGGGAATTGAGGACGGCCCGATCGCTTATGATGATCGACCCGGCATGCTCGTGGTCATTCTCCGCAGCGAGCAGGTAACGATCCGCGACCTCACCTTCCGCGACTCGCCTTCGTGGACTTTTCGCATCGGAGATTGCGACGGCGTGTTGGTGCACGGCATTTCCATTCTCAACAACCTTCTGATTCCGAACAGCGACGGCATTCACTGCACCACTTCCCGCAATGTGCGCATCAGCGACTGCGACATCCGCGCCGGCGACGACTGCATCATCGTCTCGGGATTCGGCAGCGAAATCGACGAGCACGGCGACGACAGCCGTTCGCTGCTCGATTATCCGCAGCGAACCATCGGCAACAAAACCGGATATGCAGAAAACGTTGTAGTGACCAACTGCACGCTGCAGTCGCGATCCGCAGGCGTCCGTGTAGGGTACGGGCAGAATCCTATCCGCAATTGCCTGTTCAGCAACTTGGTCATTTACGATTCAAACCGCGGCCTCGGCGTCTTTGCACGCGATGCCGGTTCGATCGAGAATATTCAATTTGAAAACATCGTCATCCGCACGCGGCTGCATACGGGACACTGGTGGGGGGCCGGAGAGCCGATTCACGTTTCCGCTATTGCTCAAAATAAGGAGATCCCCGTCGGCGCCGTTTCGAACATCCGTTTTCATAACATCATTGCCGAGAGTGAAGCAGGCATTGTGCTCTGGGGCACACCGCAGCAGCCGCTGCGCAACATCCAACTGGAAAATATAAATCTGACCATTGTCGCCGGCAGGCATACCTTGAGCTACGGCGGCAACATCGACCTGCGGCCGACGGCAGACCTCAAAGATGCCGTTTTTGCTCGTGATTTGCCCGGCCTTTTGGCGCAGGATATTATTGACGCCCGCTTTGCTAATATTCAGCTGAACTGGGGGGACGGCTTGCCGCCGTTTTTCACCCACGGCATCGAAGCGGTTCGAGTGAAAAAATTGCGGGTGGAGGACTTTGTCGGGTCGGCCGCTCCAAGCGCAAAAAAGGCCAAAGCGATTTACCTGCAGCATTGTCCGAAAGCGGAAATGGACTGA
- a CDS encoding T9SS type A sorting domain-containing protein — translation MAKLQRILLFLMLLPFLIPIDAAAEKIVFVSSGQFAPWGQPWDQEWVDLLTQQGYEVERQDDTMKGVPLNDEQIDILESADLIIVSRALSSGDYNDPAGWNSISKPLILFSAYLSRASRWQWLMDSNLLGDGNSGAPLMYVDKPDHPLFAGVTLGENNQLEFLDAEVGSGHTSLCNTPDAGNGEVIASTAEFGTPWIIYWPAGVFFHDMTDQTAGGKRLLLQCATRESTLSPPNPDHGWGMFNLTPEGTKVYLNAVAWMLGKEVQVDQKPTAPAAFALAQNYPNPFNPQTTVEFTLMRTARISLRIFDVNGREVACLADGEFAAGTHQITWNAGNLESGVYFYKLETPNFQAVKKMTLLK, via the coding sequence ATGGCCAAGTTGCAAAGGATTTTGCTTTTCTTGATGTTGCTGCCCTTTTTAATTCCCATCGATGCGGCAGCCGAAAAGATCGTCTTTGTTTCATCGGGACAATTTGCGCCTTGGGGACAGCCGTGGGATCAGGAATGGGTCGATCTGCTCACTCAGCAAGGGTACGAAGTGGAGCGCCAGGATGATACCATGAAAGGCGTTCCACTTAATGACGAACAAATAGACATTCTCGAGTCCGCCGATCTGATCATTGTCAGTCGCGCGCTGAGCAGCGGCGACTATAACGATCCGGCCGGATGGAACTCGATTTCAAAACCGTTGATCCTTTTCTCGGCCTATCTCTCCCGCGCCAGCCGCTGGCAGTGGCTCATGGATTCGAATTTGCTCGGCGACGGTAACAGCGGCGCCCCTCTTATGTACGTCGACAAACCCGACCATCCGCTGTTCGCCGGGGTAACGTTGGGTGAAAACAATCAGCTTGAATTTCTTGACGCGGAGGTCGGCAGCGGCCACACCTCGCTTTGCAATACCCCGGATGCCGGCAATGGAGAAGTCATTGCTTCAACAGCCGAATTCGGAACCCCCTGGATTATCTATTGGCCTGCGGGAGTTTTCTTTCACGACATGACCGATCAAACGGCCGGCGGCAAGCGACTCTTGCTGCAGTGCGCCACCCGCGAGAGCACCCTCTCGCCTCCCAATCCCGATCACGGTTGGGGCATGTTCAATTTGACTCCGGAGGGCACCAAGGTCTATTTGAACGCCGTCGCCTGGATGCTGGGCAAAGAGGTTCAAGTCGATCAAAAGCCGACTGCGCCGGCTGCTTTTGCACTGGCGCAGAACTATCCCAATCCCTTTAATCCGCAAACGACCGTCGAATTTACCTTGATGAGAACCGCCCGCATCAGCCTGCGCATATTTGATGTGAACGGCCGTGAAGTCGCCTGCCTAGCGGACGGCGAGTTTGCCGCCGGAACCCATCAGATCACGTGGAACGCAGGCAACCTGGAAAGCGGCGTCTATTTCTATAAACTTGAGACGCCCAATTTTCAAGCCGTCAAAAAAATGACGCTGCTCAAGTAA
- a CDS encoding glycoside hydrolase family 3 C-terminal domain-containing protein: MLKNLMLFFTFCVVPLFAETPLYLDASQSVEARVEDLLSRLTLDEKISLIHANSKFTVAGVERLGIPERYLSDGPHGVRQEIGPHSWAPAGRTDDYASYLPNGTALASTWNPEMALEFGRVLGSEANARGKAVILGPAVNIQRTPLCGRNFEYFGEDPYLASQIAVPYIRGVQEQDVAACVKHFAVNNQEVQRGWISVEVDERALREIYLPAFEAAVKEGGVLTVMGAYNKLRGQHCCHNDYLLNRILKGEWGFQGLVMSDWGGTHDTREAAFNGLDLEMGTNKRYNEYYLADPFKALLESGEIPMSVVDDKVRRNLRVMFLTKLFDADRKKGALNDPQHAQSALKIAREAIVLLKNDGILPLKAENLKNIAVIGENAVRKQAPGGGSSEIKALYEITPLEGLLKAVGGKVNVVFSMGYAEKGGEDLIGKAVSAARSADVVLVFTGLSHYNHGDAEGTDRFDITLPFSQDSLVQAIVNANPRTVVVNISGSPVAMPWADRVPAIVQAWYSGMEAGTAIADVLFGAVNPSGKLCFTFPYKLSDSPAHALKAYPGEKGVVTYTEGIFVGYRWYEKESIPVLFPFGHGLSYTQFDYSDLKISPQKDGTAVVSVKVSNSGSVAGKEVVQLYLGAQKSSVPRPRKELKAFAKVLLNPGESQIVTLTLGKRAFAFYDPQKAQWIAEKGSYDVYVGSSSQDIRLKGVITLKRTMTVD; this comes from the coding sequence ATGCTGAAAAACCTGATGTTGTTTTTCACTTTCTGTGTCGTACCCTTGTTTGCGGAAACACCTCTTTACCTCGACGCTTCTCAGTCCGTTGAGGCGCGCGTTGAGGATCTATTGTCCCGCCTGACGCTCGATGAAAAAATTTCACTGATTCACGCCAACAGCAAATTTACCGTCGCGGGCGTTGAGCGGCTGGGTATTCCCGAACGCTATCTGTCCGACGGCCCGCACGGCGTTCGACAGGAGATCGGCCCGCACAGTTGGGCGCCCGCCGGACGCACCGATGACTATGCAAGCTATCTTCCGAACGGCACGGCGCTGGCTTCGACTTGGAATCCGGAGATGGCGCTAGAATTCGGAAGGGTTCTGGGCAGCGAGGCAAACGCGCGCGGTAAGGCGGTCATCCTTGGACCGGCAGTCAATATTCAGCGTACCCCGCTGTGCGGCCGCAATTTCGAGTATTTCGGCGAAGATCCCTACTTGGCCTCTCAGATTGCCGTGCCGTACATTCGCGGCGTACAGGAGCAGGATGTCGCCGCCTGCGTCAAGCATTTTGCCGTCAATAATCAGGAGGTGCAGCGCGGCTGGATCAGTGTCGAGGTGGACGAGCGGGCGCTGCGCGAGATCTACCTGCCCGCCTTCGAGGCGGCGGTTAAGGAGGGCGGTGTGCTGACGGTGATGGGGGCTTATAATAAACTGCGCGGCCAACACTGCTGTCATAACGACTATCTGCTCAATCGCATTTTAAAGGGCGAATGGGGTTTTCAGGGGTTGGTCATGTCCGATTGGGGAGGTACGCACGACACCCGCGAGGCGGCGTTCAACGGACTTGATCTGGAAATGGGTACTAATAAGCGATACAACGAGTATTATTTGGCAGATCCGTTCAAAGCCTTGCTGGAGAGCGGCGAGATCCCGATGAGCGTTGTGGACGACAAAGTGCGCCGCAATTTGCGTGTTATGTTTTTGACCAAACTTTTCGACGCGGACCGAAAGAAAGGCGCCCTCAACGATCCGCAGCATGCGCAGTCGGCTTTGAAAATTGCCCGCGAGGCCATCGTGCTGCTCAAAAATGACGGCATTTTGCCTTTGAAAGCTGAAAATCTGAAAAACATTGCCGTCATCGGCGAGAACGCGGTGCGCAAGCAGGCGCCCGGCGGCGGAAGTTCGGAGATCAAGGCGCTGTACGAGATCACGCCGCTCGAAGGCTTGCTCAAGGCGGTCGGAGGCAAGGTCAATGTTGTTTTTTCCATGGGCTACGCTGAAAAGGGCGGAGAAGACTTGATCGGCAAGGCAGTCTCTGCAGCCCGAAGTGCTGATGTTGTACTGGTTTTTACCGGCTTGAGCCATTATAACCATGGTGATGCTGAAGGCACTGATCGTTTCGACATTACTTTGCCGTTCAGTCAGGATTCCCTGGTTCAGGCGATTGTTAATGCCAATCCGCGTACCGTCGTGGTCAACATCAGCGGCTCTCCGGTGGCCATGCCGTGGGCGGATCGGGTTCCGGCCATCGTGCAGGCGTGGTACAGCGGCATGGAGGCTGGAACCGCGATCGCCGATGTGCTGTTCGGCGCCGTCAATCCCTCAGGCAAGCTGTGCTTTACCTTTCCATACAAGCTGAGCGATTCCCCGGCGCACGCACTGAAAGCCTATCCCGGCGAAAAAGGCGTCGTAACCTATACAGAAGGCATCTTTGTCGGCTATCGCTGGTATGAAAAGGAAAGCATACCGGTCTTGTTTCCATTTGGACACGGACTTTCCTATACGCAGTTCGATTACTCTGACCTCAAAATTTCGCCGCAAAAGGACGGTACAGCGGTTGTCAGCGTCAAAGTAAGCAACAGCGGTTCAGTGGCCGGAAAGGAGGTTGTACAGCTGTATCTTGGTGCGCAAAAGAGCAGCGTGCCGCGCCCGCGCAAGGAACTAAAAGCCTTCGCCAAAGTCCTTTTAAATCCCGGCGAAAGTCAAATTGTAACGCTTACTCTTGGCAAACGCGCCTTTGCTTTTTACGATCCGCAAAAAGCGCAGTGGATTGCCGAAAAGGGCAGCTATGATGTGTATGTCGGCAGTTCATCGCAGGATATTCGGCTCAAGGGCGTAATAACCCTGAAGCGGACAATGACTGTTGACTGA